A region from the Beduinella massiliensis genome encodes:
- a CDS encoding TIM-barrel domain-containing protein → MRFIENEEGFVLRGATYGARIVRAAVPVAAFSFDGRPMAELAMVSTLDTPQVKEKLSRVRISSLEREGGALRVELTAESNVWKARRFVWRFEPGRVTYHHEAEGNEALGRCYFFSSGRPGLYDAGDSDGYHTNAAFLVPHYHTFNPNLANVTEFDISQPGFVGVGRSENVGHADYVNIERYYGLFSPAPLCFAFHQDEAAMGLGIGAKPGAYRFGGLEYSGCLKFGASFHVQYMGYTRAEGTFASPEAVLVFGYSPFACLERYVGWVDERGYGTDFRFPEAPWHRRPIFCGWAEQTALCPAGEEPCDRATQENYEAWAKELDARGVPYGTIVVDDKWQKEYGTFEVDKEKWPDMPGFVRRQHEKGRRVLLWIPAYQAEGVPEEFCAKDAEGNSLFAVPGIEGYDAFVREGVMRLVRETDIDGFKEDWIGRTGDRPGIENYGVLHGIELVRRFQYVVHDALHAVKPDALLETQTPNPLFRESSDMLRLNDIWFATRDLPEMMRERARIARIAGWELLDCDNASPTVIDEWIRYTQLQPYLGVPSLYFLTETESSHERMTRAQSDYLRSIWREYIVRNAL, encoded by the coding sequence ATGCGCTTTATCGAGAATGAGGAAGGGTTTGTGCTAAGGGGCGCCACGTACGGGGCGCGCATCGTCCGAGCCGCTGTGCCGGTAGCTGCGTTTTCGTTCGACGGACGCCCCATGGCGGAGCTGGCGATGGTGAGCACGCTCGACACGCCGCAGGTCAAGGAAAAGCTGTCGCGGGTGCGAATCTCTTCGCTGGAGCGGGAGGGCGGCGCGCTGCGCGTAGAACTCACGGCAGAAAGCAACGTCTGGAAGGCGCGGCGCTTTGTCTGGCGCTTTGAACCGGGGCGCGTCACCTATCATCACGAGGCGGAGGGGAACGAGGCGCTGGGGCGCTGCTACTTCTTTTCCAGCGGGCGGCCCGGTTTGTACGATGCCGGCGATTCCGACGGGTACCATACGAACGCCGCCTTCCTCGTGCCGCACTACCACACGTTCAATCCGAACCTCGCCAATGTTACGGAGTTTGACATTTCCCAGCCCGGCTTTGTGGGCGTAGGCCGCAGCGAAAATGTCGGCCACGCGGATTACGTCAACATCGAGCGGTATTACGGCCTGTTTTCGCCCGCGCCGCTGTGCTTTGCGTTTCACCAGGACGAAGCGGCGATGGGCCTGGGCATCGGCGCGAAGCCCGGCGCATACAGGTTTGGCGGCCTGGAATACTCGGGCTGCCTGAAGTTCGGCGCTTCCTTTCACGTGCAATACATGGGCTATACGCGCGCGGAGGGAACCTTTGCCTCGCCCGAGGCTGTGCTGGTCTTCGGTTACAGCCCCTTTGCCTGCCTGGAACGCTACGTCGGCTGGGTCGATGAGCGCGGCTACGGCACGGATTTCCGCTTCCCGGAGGCCCCCTGGCACAGGCGGCCGATCTTCTGCGGCTGGGCCGAGCAGACGGCGCTGTGTCCGGCGGGGGAGGAACCCTGCGATCGCGCGACGCAGGAAAATTATGAAGCCTGGGCAAAGGAGCTGGACGCGCGCGGCGTGCCGTACGGCACGATCGTGGTGGACGACAAGTGGCAGAAGGAATACGGTACGTTTGAGGTCGACAAAGAAAAATGGCCGGACATGCCCGGCTTCGTGCGCCGCCAGCACGAAAAGGGACGCCGCGTGCTGCTGTGGATCCCGGCTTATCAGGCGGAGGGCGTGCCGGAGGAGTTCTGCGCGAAGGACGCGGAGGGCAATTCCCTGTTCGCGGTGCCGGGCATCGAGGGGTACGACGCCTTCGTGCGCGAGGGCGTCATGCGGCTGGTGCGGGAGACGGACATCGACGGCTTCAAGGAGGACTGGATCGGGCGCACCGGCGACCGCCCCGGCATCGAAAACTACGGCGTCCTGCACGGCATCGAGCTGGTGCGCCGGTTTCAGTACGTCGTGCACGACGCGCTGCACGCCGTCAAGCCGGACGCGCTGCTGGAGACGCAGACGCCCAACCCGCTCTTCCGCGAGTCCTCCGACATGCTGCGGCTCAACGACATCTGGTTCGCGACGCGCGATCTGCCCGAAATGATGCGCGAGCGCGCCCGTATCGCCCGCATCGCGGGCTGGGAGCTGCTCGACTGCGACAACGCGTCGCCGACGGTCATCGACGAGTGGATCCGATACACGCAGCTGCAGCCGTACTTGGGGGTGCCCTCCCTGTACTTCCTCACGGAAACCGAATCGTCGCACGAGCGGATGACGCGCGCGCAGAGCGATTACCTGCGCTCCATTTGGCGCGAATATATCGTCCGAAACGCGCTGTAG
- a CDS encoding ABC transporter permease produces MRDMVVKEAVRRKSGFKRFCRQWELQIMAIPAMLFLLLFCYVPILGNVIAFQDYKILKGVSGSAWVGLKHFREFWADETFWMSLKNTLCMSGYKFAFTYFAPILFAILLNELPFARFKKLTQTASYLPHFLSYVIVASMALILLGPSGVVNRELALHSMERIGFLDNPKLFWSVAVCLDLWKETGWNAIIYLAAISGINPELYEAATIDGATRLQRILHITFPSISWTMLMLFILNFGSLLSGGPVGSNFDQSYMLGNGFNHETSYVLNHYVLDMGMSLMRFSFSTAINMFQSLISVVLLVTANTVVGKLTDASLF; encoded by the coding sequence ATGAGAGATATGGTGGTGAAAGAGGCGGTACGCAGGAAATCGGGCTTCAAGCGCTTTTGCCGCCAATGGGAACTGCAGATCATGGCGATCCCGGCAATGCTGTTCCTGCTGCTCTTCTGCTATGTGCCGATTCTGGGCAACGTCATTGCCTTTCAGGATTACAAGATTCTCAAGGGCGTCTCGGGAAGCGCGTGGGTTGGGCTCAAGCACTTCCGCGAATTCTGGGCGGACGAGACGTTCTGGATGTCGCTCAAAAATACGCTGTGCATGAGCGGCTACAAGTTTGCCTTTACGTACTTCGCGCCGATCCTCTTCGCCATCCTGCTCAACGAATTGCCGTTCGCGCGCTTTAAGAAGCTGACGCAGACGGCGAGCTATCTGCCGCACTTTCTTTCCTACGTCATCGTCGCTTCCATGGCGCTGATCCTGCTGGGCCCCTCGGGCGTGGTCAACCGCGAGCTCGCCCTGCACAGCATGGAGCGAATCGGTTTTCTGGACAACCCGAAGCTGTTTTGGAGCGTCGCCGTCTGCCTGGACCTGTGGAAGGAGACGGGCTGGAACGCCATCATCTACCTGGCGGCGATTTCCGGCATCAACCCGGAGCTGTACGAGGCGGCGACGATCGACGGAGCTACGCGGCTGCAGCGCATCCTGCACATCACGTTTCCATCCATCTCCTGGACGATGCTGATGCTGTTCATCCTGAACTTCGGCAGCCTGCTTTCTGGCGGGCCGGTCGGCTCCAACTTCGACCAGTCCTACATGCTGGGCAACGGCTTTAACCACGAGACGAGCTACGTGCTCAACCACTACGTGCTCGACATGGGCATGAGCCTCATGCGCTTCTCGTTCTCGACCGCGATCAACATGTTTCAATCGCTGATTTCCGTCGTGCTGCTGGTGACGGCGAATACCGTCGTGGGCAAGCTCACGGATGCCAGCCTGTTCTGA
- a CDS encoding ABC transporter permease subunit: MTRRYKSLENTVFDTAVLLLMVLMGLLCLLPLLHIISLSLSSKTAALAGRVYIWPVELTVTPYKTLLQDAKFMQAMWISVQRVVLGGLINFALTICCAYPLSLETKQFPARRVYIWVFVFAMLFGAGIVPWYFVIKSTGLIDSIWALVLPGGLPVYNMILLMNFFRNEPAAIKEAATIDGVGQFQMMTRIYVPLAMPAIATVTVFSIVGHWNNFFDGLLLINSPSKIPLQTYIQTLTNTNIVITSSSMTEEELAALTSLKTFNAAKIVVAALPIAIFYPFMQRFFVSGISLGSVKG; this comes from the coding sequence ATGACGAGAAGGTATAAGTCGCTGGAAAATACGGTGTTCGATACGGCGGTGCTCCTGCTCATGGTGCTCATGGGGCTGCTGTGTCTTCTGCCGCTGCTGCACATCATCTCCCTGTCCCTGAGCAGCAAGACGGCCGCGCTGGCGGGGCGCGTCTACATCTGGCCGGTAGAGCTGACGGTCACGCCCTACAAGACGCTCCTTCAGGATGCGAAGTTCATGCAGGCCATGTGGATTTCCGTGCAGCGCGTGGTGCTGGGCGGCCTGATCAACTTCGCCCTGACGATCTGCTGTGCTTACCCGCTGTCGCTGGAGACGAAGCAGTTCCCGGCACGCCGCGTGTATATCTGGGTCTTTGTCTTTGCGATGCTCTTCGGGGCGGGCATCGTTCCCTGGTACTTTGTCATCAAGTCTACCGGCCTGATCGACAGCATTTGGGCGCTCGTCCTTCCCGGCGGGCTGCCCGTCTACAACATGATCCTGCTCATGAACTTCTTTAGAAACGAGCCGGCCGCCATCAAGGAGGCCGCGACGATCGACGGCGTGGGGCAGTTCCAAATGATGACGCGCATCTACGTGCCGCTGGCGATGCCCGCCATCGCGACCGTGACGGTGTTCAGCATCGTGGGCCATTGGAACAACTTTTTCGACGGCCTGCTGCTCATCAATTCCCCGAGCAAAATTCCGCTGCAGACCTACATACAGACGCTGACGAACACGAACATCGTCATCACCTCCTCCTCCATGACAGAGGAAGAGCTGGCGGCGCTGACCTCGCTGAAGACGTTCAACGCCGCGAAGATCGTCGTGGCCGCGCTGCCCATCGCGATCTTCTACCCCTTCATGCAGCGCTTCTTCGTGTCGGGCATTTCGCTGGGATCGGTCAAGGGATGA
- a CDS encoding ABC transporter permease subunit, producing MKNKNAIHKTAEDHVINTAALVVCVVVTIVSLYPIYYCLINSLNDGKDAMKGGIYLWPRVFSLENYRIVFREDTLLRAFFMTVARTLCGSVLHVLFTAMTAYALSRRELMFRKLYVALGIITMYVGGGIIPTYLLYKNLKLINTFWVYILPGMFSFYNMILMMSFFRQLPESLVESARIDGASHFTVFRKVILPLSPPIIATVALFVGVNYWNDWYAPAYYILDEELMTMPATLLRLMNEAEAQQKLARLYSQLQVRPSVTLESVRYATLIVSVMPITILYPFVQKYFIKGMMIGSVKE from the coding sequence ATGAAAAACAAGAATGCCATCCATAAAACCGCGGAAGATCACGTCATCAATACCGCCGCGCTGGTGGTGTGCGTCGTCGTGACGATCGTGTCGCTCTATCCGATCTACTACTGCCTGATCAACTCGCTCAATGACGGAAAGGATGCCATGAAGGGCGGCATTTATCTTTGGCCGCGCGTGTTCTCGCTGGAAAACTACAGGATCGTCTTTCGGGAGGATACCCTGCTGCGCGCCTTTTTCATGACGGTCGCCCGCACCCTCTGCGGCTCGGTTCTGCACGTGCTCTTCACCGCCATGACCGCCTACGCGCTTTCACGGCGCGAACTGATGTTTCGGAAATTGTACGTCGCGCTGGGCATCATCACCATGTACGTAGGCGGCGGCATCATTCCGACATACCTGCTTTACAAGAACCTGAAGCTGATCAACACGTTCTGGGTCTACATTCTGCCGGGCATGTTCTCGTTTTACAACATGATCCTGATGATGTCGTTTTTCAGGCAGCTGCCCGAATCGCTGGTGGAGTCGGCGCGCATCGACGGCGCCTCGCACTTCACGGTCTTTAGGAAGGTCATCCTTCCGCTTTCGCCGCCCATCATCGCCACCGTCGCGCTGTTCGTCGGCGTCAATTACTGGAACGACTGGTACGCGCCCGCCTATTACATCCTGGACGAGGAACTCATGACCATGCCCGCGACGCTGCTGCGGCTGATGAACGAGGCGGAGGCACAGCAGAAGCTGGCGCGGCTTTACAGCCAGCTGCAGGTGCGTCCCTCCGTCACGCTGGAATCCGTGCGTTATGCGACGCTGATCGTATCGGTCATGCCGATCACCATCCTCTACCCGTTTGTGCAGAAGTACTTCATTAAGGGCATGATGATCGGGTCGGTCAAGGAGTGA
- a CDS encoding extracellular solute-binding protein, with translation MKKLLTLVLALVMALSAATLCAAEPTDEWLENGNPKSWEADRSATELEIFVNYSWYGSSWNDDAARRVTDETGVTLKITKPVADDNQKLMLMIASGDIPDFICMDMNCPLYDTLIESGLVIDLETLAEQYAPELIANADAEVFTNYRWQDGKTYAFTTSIEGAKYQEWAKAYNALVGSNQPVWTIRKDYYEEIGSPDMTTPEAFIEALEKIQALHPDKIGFYAGDCGLSSSLSESLSVTGYQFGIPSYVENEDGTLSHKLRSPQFHDALMFLHELAAKGLLTRDSFIDTKDVNQTKVASGDCVLYTWTIGDGKKVPDDNPDTVYEILPPFDSYQQTRTGNGWNATFVSAEPKGLARRAQFLSYLASYDGHAALFWGNKAEDGETYSGDTSKGPHYFLEENGKPTAFAEYYAAKQADWDGIEKSNGLSTYWFAASGLWNGINFWIPGDEEYASYNEMYADHIVYKPEFASITPAVDSDAGVIKSKLDTLFKTSCVKIVFAQDVEAAEAEYQEYVKKAEELGLATYEAALTEKYQANLKKMGK, from the coding sequence ATGAAGAAACTGCTGACCCTGGTGCTCGCGCTGGTCATGGCGCTTTCGGCCGCGACCCTTTGCGCCGCGGAACCGACGGACGAATGGCTTGAAAACGGGAACCCCAAGAGCTGGGAGGCCGACAGGTCCGCGACGGAGCTGGAAATCTTCGTCAACTACTCCTGGTACGGAAGCTCCTGGAACGACGACGCCGCGCGGCGCGTGACGGACGAAACCGGCGTCACGCTCAAGATCACCAAGCCTGTCGCGGACGACAACCAGAAGCTCATGCTGATGATCGCATCCGGCGACATTCCGGATTTCATCTGCATGGACATGAACTGCCCGCTGTACGACACGCTGATCGAGTCCGGCCTGGTGATCGATCTGGAGACGCTGGCCGAGCAGTACGCGCCGGAACTGATTGCGAACGCCGACGCGGAGGTGTTTACCAACTATCGCTGGCAGGACGGCAAGACCTACGCCTTTACGACCTCCATCGAGGGCGCGAAGTATCAGGAATGGGCGAAGGCATACAACGCGCTCGTCGGTTCCAACCAGCCGGTTTGGACGATCCGCAAGGACTACTACGAGGAGATCGGAAGCCCCGACATGACCACGCCGGAGGCGTTTATCGAAGCGCTGGAAAAAATTCAGGCGCTGCACCCGGACAAGATCGGCTTTTACGCGGGGGACTGCGGCCTGTCCAGCAGTTTAAGCGAGTCGCTCAGCGTGACGGGTTACCAGTTCGGCATCCCCAGCTACGTTGAAAATGAGGACGGCACGCTTTCGCACAAGCTGCGCTCGCCTCAGTTCCACGACGCGCTGATGTTCCTGCACGAGCTGGCCGCCAAAGGTCTGCTTACGCGCGATTCCTTCATCGATACCAAGGACGTGAACCAGACCAAGGTAGCCTCCGGCGATTGCGTCCTTTACACCTGGACGATCGGCGACGGCAAGAAGGTGCCCGACGACAACCCCGATACCGTCTACGAAATCCTGCCGCCCTTTGACTCCTATCAGCAGACGCGCACGGGCAACGGCTGGAACGCCACCTTTGTCTCCGCCGAGCCCAAGGGGCTGGCGCGCCGCGCGCAGTTCCTCTCCTACCTGGCCAGCTACGACGGACACGCCGCGCTCTTCTGGGGCAACAAGGCGGAGGACGGCGAGACCTACAGCGGAGATACGAGCAAGGGACCGCACTACTTCCTTGAGGAGAACGGAAAGCCCACCGCGTTCGCCGAGTACTACGCCGCCAAACAGGCGGACTGGGACGGCATTGAGAAGTCGAACGGCCTGAGCACCTATTGGTTCGCTGCGTCCGGCCTGTGGAACGGCATCAACTTCTGGATTCCCGGCGACGAGGAGTACGCGTCCTACAACGAAATGTACGCGGACCACATCGTCTACAAGCCGGAATTCGCCAGCATCACGCCGGCGGTGGATTCGGACGCGGGCGTCATCAAGAGCAAGCTCGACACGCTCTTCAAGACGAGCTGCGTGAAGATCGTCTTTGCGCAGGACGTCGAAGCCGCGGAGGCGGAGTACCAGGAATACGTCAAGAAGGCGGAAGAGCTTGGGCTTGCCACGTACGAGGCCGCGCTCACCGAGAAGTACCAGGCAAACCTGAAAAAGATGGGGAAGTAA
- a CDS encoding helix-turn-helix domain-containing protein: protein MYTILIVDDCPAEIECILYLIRRYALPLEAATASDGQTAYALLRRRHFDILFTDIKMPLMDGISLSGKAKELYPDLRVILFSGYNDFIDAKNAISIGVTEYLMKPVDPEEFNRTLQTTIDTIASARARSRDALFVRRHMLYLALSRDAETPPPAQERAFVEPYGLMLMLKFDTDFFSGEGENFESRLGRFLSSPCDFISLYPEQGLILLRRPLTEPDAQGTDALAERAKRFVREAYGRECVAACERIDGAGDFLPAYQRLEARTERSLSAPPESASPELPMEQMLESIRQGDILLFRDLFDGFLSRFSGANAPSNLYTKFCVTQLITELHRQKGDSFRESELVERVFACADVETLRSLVYDALRTAEANADMLSNQKVEAIKRYIYQHFCEDISLDALASAFYFSPNYLCRLFKQETGCSPGKFLHDYRMKKAQELLESSQMKVSHVSHAVGYKSTSYFCQRFRDRFGVSPELYRQNALRLQNARGQEGKNEP from the coding sequence ATGTATACAATCCTGATCGTAGATGACTGCCCCGCCGAAATCGAATGCATTCTCTATCTCATCCGCCGCTACGCCCTGCCGCTGGAAGCGGCGACGGCGTCGGACGGGCAGACGGCCTACGCACTGCTGCGCCGGCGGCACTTCGACATCCTGTTTACCGACATCAAAATGCCGCTGATGGACGGCATCTCGCTTTCCGGGAAGGCCAAGGAGCTCTATCCAGACCTGCGCGTCATCCTCTTCAGCGGGTACAACGACTTTATCGACGCGAAAAACGCGATCTCGATCGGGGTGACGGAGTACCTCATGAAGCCCGTAGACCCCGAGGAGTTCAACAGAACCCTGCAGACGACGATCGACACGATTGCCTCCGCCCGCGCGCGCAGCCGCGACGCGCTGTTCGTCCGCCGCCACATGCTCTACCTCGCCCTGAGCCGCGACGCGGAAACGCCGCCGCCCGCGCAGGAGCGCGCCTTCGTCGAGCCGTACGGGCTCATGCTGATGCTTAAGTTCGACACGGACTTCTTTAGCGGCGAGGGCGAAAATTTTGAATCCAGGCTCGGCCGCTTTCTCTCCTCCCCCTGCGACTTCATCAGCCTGTATCCGGAGCAGGGGCTGATCCTCCTCCGCCGTCCGCTGACTGAACCCGACGCGCAGGGGACGGACGCGCTCGCCGAGCGCGCGAAGCGGTTCGTCCGTGAGGCATACGGCAGGGAGTGCGTCGCCGCCTGTGAACGCATAGACGGCGCAGGCGACTTTTTGCCCGCCTATCAGCGCCTGGAGGCGCGGACGGAGCGCAGCCTTTCCGCGCCCCCGGAGAGCGCGAGCCCGGAGCTGCCCATGGAGCAAATGCTGGAATCCATCCGTCAGGGCGACATCCTGCTGTTCCGAGACCTGTTCGACGGGTTCCTCTCCCGTTTTTCCGGAGCAAACGCCCCTTCGAACCTGTACACGAAGTTCTGTGTGACGCAGCTCATTACGGAGCTGCACCGTCAAAAGGGTGACAGCTTTCGGGAGAGCGAGCTGGTCGAGCGCGTCTTTGCCTGCGCCGACGTGGAGACGCTCCGCTCGCTCGTCTACGACGCGCTGCGAACGGCCGAGGCGAACGCGGACATGCTCTCCAACCAGAAGGTGGAGGCCATCAAACGCTACATCTATCAGCACTTCTGCGAGGATATCAGCCTGGACGCGCTGGCCTCCGCCTTTTATTTCAGCCCGAATTACCTCTGCCGTCTCTTTAAGCAGGAGACGGGCTGCTCGCCCGGCAAGTTTCTGCATGACTACCGCATGAAAAAGGCGCAGGAGCTTTTGGAAAGCTCACAGATGAAGGTCAGCCACGTCTCGCACGCCGTGGGCTATAAGAGCACCTCGTATTTTTGCCAGCGCTTCCGCGACCGCTTCGGCGTCAGCCCGGAGCTCTACCGGCAAAACGCCCTGCGCCTTCAAAACGCACGGGGACAGGAAGGGAAAAACGAACCATGA
- a CDS encoding extracellular solute-binding protein yields MKKALACFLSLALLLSAAAFGTAETPVDPYGPVAEGDPVVITIGREESANVVYDAGENSEDNYIVRYLEKNLNVDYQYAFSVDTSTYTTKVNMAIASGDIPDVMNVSYTQLVQLVEADALEDMTEAFATYASPSLRKCFDSTNGLTEALGTFDGKLMGIGDICPGMDAIPVLWVRGDWLEECGLSQPQTWDDVVNVAKTFREKNPGGNVTTGIAVSSDYYQPNGGAWQVNALFNYFGAYPKQWIKDEAGNVVYGSVTDACRDALAAINGLVQDGVLNASLAVTDGDQCYELIANGQCGMFFGAWWCGQWPVVSILEGMPDSVSLIPMLAPLNAEGKLTVCDKNPTNTYVVVKKGCSEAVKEAVVKTINYQYDLDQAQAEGVRPNGMDSNFSWHYYPINVLHCDFDAKENQIADVMKVIAGEMDYDDQCGDGKTWYNGYTTVMDKGLRAAFETNLATANAWGWATGAWEVQRNSDMIERFPEACYADTPSMERLWTAMETLEEEYFLKVMIGEASLDEWDSFVSEWKSIGGDTITAEVEEYIASK; encoded by the coding sequence ATGAAAAAGGCATTGGCATGCTTCCTCTCCCTCGCGCTCCTGCTGTCTGCGGCGGCCTTCGGCACGGCGGAGACTCCGGTCGATCCTTATGGACCGGTGGCCGAGGGGGACCCGGTCGTCATCACCATTGGGCGTGAGGAAAGCGCGAACGTGGTTTACGACGCGGGCGAGAACTCAGAGGATAACTACATCGTGCGCTATCTGGAGAAGAACCTGAACGTCGATTATCAGTACGCCTTCTCCGTGGACACGTCCACCTACACGACGAAGGTGAACATGGCGATCGCCTCCGGCGACATCCCGGACGTGATGAACGTCTCCTACACCCAGCTCGTTCAGCTGGTGGAAGCGGATGCGCTCGAGGATATGACCGAGGCCTTCGCAACCTACGCCTCGCCGAGCCTTCGCAAGTGCTTCGATTCGACGAACGGACTGACCGAGGCGCTGGGCACCTTTGACGGGAAGCTCATGGGCATCGGCGATATCTGCCCCGGCATGGACGCGATTCCCGTCCTATGGGTTCGCGGAGACTGGCTGGAGGAGTGCGGCCTCTCCCAGCCGCAGACCTGGGATGACGTGGTGAACGTCGCCAAGACGTTCCGCGAGAAGAACCCCGGCGGCAACGTGACCACCGGCATCGCGGTGAGCTCGGATTACTATCAGCCGAACGGCGGCGCATGGCAGGTCAACGCGCTGTTCAATTACTTCGGCGCGTACCCCAAGCAGTGGATTAAGGATGAAGCGGGCAACGTCGTCTACGGCTCCGTTACGGACGCGTGCCGCGACGCGCTCGCCGCGATCAACGGGCTGGTTCAGGATGGCGTGCTCAACGCTTCCCTGGCCGTGACGGATGGCGACCAGTGCTATGAACTGATAGCGAACGGCCAGTGCGGCATGTTCTTCGGCGCCTGGTGGTGCGGCCAGTGGCCGGTCGTGAGCATTCTGGAGGGCATGCCCGATTCCGTCTCCCTCATCCCGATGCTGGCCCCGCTGAACGCGGAGGGCAAGCTGACGGTCTGCGACAAGAACCCGACGAACACCTACGTCGTCGTCAAAAAGGGCTGCTCGGAGGCTGTCAAGGAAGCCGTCGTCAAGACGATCAACTATCAGTACGACCTGGATCAGGCCCAGGCCGAGGGCGTGCGTCCGAACGGCATGGACTCCAATTTCTCCTGGCATTACTATCCGATCAACGTGCTGCACTGTGACTTCGACGCCAAGGAGAACCAGATCGCGGACGTGATGAAGGTCATCGCGGGCGAAATGGATTACGACGACCAGTGCGGCGACGGCAAGACCTGGTACAACGGCTACACGACGGTCATGGACAAGGGCCTGCGCGCCGCGTTTGAGACGAACCTCGCGACCGCGAACGCCTGGGGCTGGGCGACGGGCGCCTGGGAAGTGCAGCGCAACAGCGATATGATCGAACGCTTCCCGGAGGCGTGCTACGCGGATACGCCCTCGATGGAACGCCTGTGGACCGCGATGGAGACGCTGGAGGAGGAATACTTCCTCAAGGTCATGATCGGCGAGGCGAGCCTGGACGAATGGGATTCCTTCGTCAGCGAGTGGAAGAGCATCGGCGGCGACACGATCACGGCCGAGGTGGAGGAATACATCGCCTCCAAGTAA
- a CDS encoding ABC transporter permease subunit, with translation MLNLQPRRRRVTLRETWPYHLLILPGLLVVVIYTIIPFFGNVIAFQDFKPILGFSRSKWIGLENFQYMFKLKDTYKIFRNSLIIASLKLVLSLAVSIFFAILLHEARGNGIKKGVQTICFLPHFLSWVILATIFKNIFGDSGLVNTVLIRLGIASENVNFLGSNAWFRALLIGTDVWKEFGYGSIIFIAALAGINPELYEAADIDGASRLAKIWHITLPGILVTIVLVATLNLSNILNAGFDQVYNMYSPVVYESGDIIDTYVYRMSFINAQYSMATAVGLLKSAVSFIMITFSYFIADRVAGYRLF, from the coding sequence ATGCTGAATCTTCAACCAAGGCGCCGGAGGGTCACGCTGCGCGAAACGTGGCCGTATCACCTGCTCATCCTTCCGGGGCTGCTCGTCGTCGTCATCTATACGATTATTCCGTTTTTTGGAAACGTCATCGCTTTTCAGGATTTCAAGCCGATCCTCGGCTTTTCGCGCTCCAAGTGGATCGGGCTTGAAAATTTTCAGTACATGTTTAAGCTCAAGGATACCTATAAGATCTTCCGCAATTCTCTCATCATCGCTTCGCTCAAGCTGGTGCTTTCGCTCGCCGTTTCCATCTTCTTTGCGATCCTGCTGCACGAGGCGCGCGGCAATGGGATTAAAAAGGGCGTGCAGACGATCTGCTTTCTGCCGCACTTCCTGTCCTGGGTAATCCTGGCGACAATTTTTAAGAACATCTTCGGCGACAGCGGGCTCGTCAATACCGTGCTGATCAGGCTGGGCATCGCGTCCGAGAACGTCAATTTTCTGGGCTCCAACGCGTGGTTTCGCGCGCTGCTGATCGGCACGGACGTCTGGAAAGAATTCGGCTACGGCTCGATCATCTTCATCGCGGCGCTCGCCGGCATCAATCCCGAGCTGTACGAGGCGGCGGACATCGACGGGGCGAGCCGCCTGGCTAAGATATGGCACATCACGCTGCCCGGCATTCTGGTGACCATCGTGCTGGTGGCGACGCTGAACCTTTCCAATATCCTGAACGCAGGCTTTGATCAGGTCTATAACATGTACAGCCCGGTCGTCTACGAATCGGGCGACATTATCGATACGTACGTATACCGGATGAGCTTCATCAACGCGCAGTACTCGATGGCCACGGCGGTGGGCCTGCTCAAGTCCGCCGTAAGCTTCATCATGATTACGTTCTCCTACTTCATTGCGGACCGCGTGGCCGGGTACCGGCTGTTCTGA